Within the Centropristis striata isolate RG_2023a ecotype Rhode Island chromosome 23, C.striata_1.0, whole genome shotgun sequence genome, the region GCTTGAGTGCCACAGGGGAGAAAAGTCAAAGTATGGAGAAAGTGGTTTAGGTCAGAAGCTCTTCTAGCTGTTGAAGAGGGGGATGGTTCAGGGCCTGTAGATCACTCACCAGGGAGGTAAATAAGAGGGTTGAATATATTTATAGAACTACCAATTGTTGACATcaagttgtttgtgtgtgcatgtgtgtgtgtgttcatgcagtGTATATAAGTAAGTACATGTTACAACTCTTCTGTAGGTGCATGCAGGTCTACATACGTGCTTGTGCATACATACAAATGAATGTTAAAGTATATATGTCTGAGATTATTTTCATGCCAGGTTAAACGTTTTGTATATGCAGAATGAATCAATTTAAGTCAAACTACTTAAAAACTATATCGGAATATGTCCACTTGAATTACTAAAAAGTTGctcacaataaaaagaaaaagtttttgacatttgttgtcaataaagaaatgtataatgtATCTATCCTTTAAACTCACAATACACTGAAAACTATTCTGCAATTTCATAATATTCTAATGTTTGGGGGCAAGTAATTTCAGTTGTTatttaaaggtgtgtgtgtgtatatatatatatatataaatattcatgaGGGGTTGATGCTTTCGTATCCcattaataaaaacactttcactaacagacaagaaaagaaaatgattattatgttaatgtatgtgtgtattgtatgtttgttttttgtttttttacaaatttacagaaaaacattaaaaaaccattataatttgtcacttttcatgtttttgtacaCATTTAGTGGCGTAGTAGaatgcacaaacagaaatgaaaaaaaaaacattgtgtgtgtgatcctgcaaagctaaacaacaaacacaatgcACTAAGTGAACATTGACGCACAGTTGATAAACAGATCCTCCCCCAGTCGTACCTCAACATCCTGTTCCAGCACACAGCCGTTATTGGTATTACACTCAGTCTGTCAACGGCCAACTAACATGTGATGTCGTGTTTACTCGGTGAACTAAAGGATGATCACAAACCTGTTCTGCAGGCCGTCTTCAACAGCGTCCTCCTTCTCTAGCATCTCGTCAGCCTTTACATCAGTGGTGGTGGTCGTGCCCCCTGCCGGCTGCTCCTCTTTTCCACTTTCCTCCTGAACCTCCTCATCTCTCCCAGGAGCGttctccgcctcctcctccttcagctcATCCTCCTCCTTCGTTTTGGGAACATTTCCATCTTTGTCCTGTCCTTTCAGCGTGATTTCCTCCCCAATATCCTGTTTGATGATCTCAGAGGAAGTGACCTCCTTAGAGCTTGTAGTTATGCCCTCGAGTTCTGGCTGTGCATCCTTATCGGACTTTGAGCTGGAGAGAGAATATATATTTGGTACTTCCTGCTCTATATATAAACAgccatggaaaaattattagaccacccttgatttctcccttttcttcttcattttaatccctggtacagctaaaggtgcatttgtttggacagagtttgatttaagagctgatatctagcctttttccatggttttcttgataactaaaaccattatcaagaaaaccatggaaaatggctgaaatatgatggaacacattgggaaaacaaaacaaaaatgtgttaaacaagaatgtgttttatattttatattattcaaAGTAGCCACCAGACGGAAAGAAATTCCACTAATTAACTCTTGACAAGGCgcacctgttaactgaaaacaaTTTCAGGTGAGCAGCTCATGAAGCTGAcagagaataacagaagtgtgcaaagcAATCAAAGCAAAATGTGGCTACtctgaagaatctaaaatataaaacatattctggtttgtttaacactttttttaacttaataattCCTTATGTTTTCTTTCATAGTTTGGATATCGTCTGTAATGATCTACAATGttgaacataataaaaaataaagaaaaaccattgaatgagaagttatgttcaaacttttgactggtactgtatatttttaaaaaaagtttactttttatGAAACAAACTCAAATTATAGAAAGTTTTAAATGTGCCACTTAAATGCCATTTTAAAATCATGAAACGTGTACTTAGTTGTAGAAAtattatgggggaaaaaaagatatatataaataaaaacagaagactATTTGTGTGCAACAGACACACCAAGCTGTGGTGTCTATACGCCCCCTTGTGGTCAGAAGGAGGctctcaaaaacaaaagtgctCAGTTTTTGTAAACAAGTGTCTTGTTTTGAAGTCACAAACTCTGAACCCGCTCACCTCTCGCTGGCGTCTGTCGGGGCTGTGGTCTCTGGCTCGCTGACACATTTGGCGGCGTCTCTTTCCTCACCGCTGTGGTCGAGCCCTGTGGGCTCCGGTCCAGGAGAAGACTCACAGACATCACGGCTGTTTACGACTTCAGGATGGACCTCCTCGCACACTGAAGAATTTCTATTCTCTGAATCATCAGATGCAGCACTGAGCACAGGATGACAGGAGGAGATTTTAATTAATGTACAGCAGCGAGGCTCAGTGTGCTGATACACACCACTGATTGCACAGAAGAGGGGTCGTGCGTTATGAATAGAATCTTTTATCACAgcatatatttattattcatttcagCCTTATCACCAGGAAAAAGCCTGCCCGGTGCCCTCAGAGAAGGGCAATCTTATTTACTTATGAGGGCAAGTTATTAATAACACTGATTGCATCAAACAGTCGACCACCcatcttttcttcctctctttctctcaaatACACGTGTGAGCAGTGCATCCAAAGTGTGGTTTCAGCTCAGCCCGCAGCATGCCGAAAAAATGTTAAATCCTGGAACTGTGCACTCCATTCTTCTTCTACACTATGCAGCCAAACAGacggctaaaaaaaagacagtataGACCTTCAGATGAGGCCATTATTTTGCTGAAGTTTGTTATCGTTAACATGTGAAGGATGCACTGTTTGTAtgtgagagacaaagagagagagacagaaagttaACATGTTTTGCTGCTCaacaatttttttaatctattcaaCAGATATTATCAGTATCGGTGTATATGCGGTCATATATGTGCTCACTCTTTCCTACAGAGCATTGAACGATCTGGCCTTGGCATATGTGACTGAGCTAGTTCACCCATATCCCTCTGCTCGCTCCCTCAGATCAAACTCGTAAACGTATTGTCTGTCCAACGCACCTGCCTTAGGACGCGGGGTGATGGAGCCTTTGAATCCATAGCACCCAAACGTTGGAACGCTCTGCCCGCATCCTTACGGTCTGTGGTGTCTGTGGATTGTTTTAATTGTCAGATAAAGGCATATCTGTTTAGACAGGCATTTAGTTGTATGTGCCTGGTCAACTAGACGTCTAGGCtttaattgtgtcttttctgttgtattatgtttttctgtgtttgcctgtatgttgttttatgcccttgtaaagcactttgttacTTTCTGCCTGTGAAAAACgctttattaataaaatgtacttaattacttacTGTTATGAAAACgtttttacataatatataatgcagaaaatgttgcttggtgaTTCAGATGCTGTTAGCGATTAacttttgtattctttttttcccataGTCAGCAACTTACactgtaattatgtttatttagccacttgttttattcccatttattctttactttctcagttatcatttatagaattggttgacaatgtaaaaCATAGTTTGTATGATGgatagattaagattaattactttattagtcccacaatggggaaattcaacctctgcatttaacccatccttttttttacacacaagtgaacacaccagcTGTGAAGGGCGGTTAGGTGCCTTGACCTGTCGGCCCGGGGATTCGAACTGGCAACTCTCCAGTcagattcctaacctctaggccacggactgcactgtgtaacaatgttaaatacaatttaatacatttttgtctttgagaaagtagctctctgggtacaaatcggtgcacaatccatataaaaaatataatataataaccatattgattattgattaattttacCCCTCTAAAATCGGTATCAGCATTGGTCTCAAAATAGCACATCGGTCGggctctaaaaaaaactgtttcaggAGGTgctggcattaaaaaaaaaaaaaatcagacctGTGTATCACTTTCCACTATccaaaacagcagcagaatcaGAAGCCGTCTGTCGTGTCATGTCACTCACCAGTTGGGAGACTCTTTGTCTTTCTCCTGACCGACCGCAGGGATGGACGACACCTgaccagctgctgcagagagctgAGGGTTTGGCACCGGTAACTCTCCTTTGTTTTGAGAGAATACCTCTGATGGCTCGGCTACAGCGTCTCCACCAGGGACGTTGCAGCCTGCTTCATCTTTATCCCGAGTAGTGTCCAGCGTAACATGCTCTCCTGCTGGGTTTGTCTCAGTTTGGGTTTCAGggcaaactgctgctgctgtcagtgaGCTGCTGTCTGGAATTTTGTCCTGCACCGAGGCTGGAGTTTCTTCTTCTGGTGCCTCATTTGTTGGTGTAAAAACCTCCCAATCAGCCGTGGCTTGTTCTTTCGGCAGAGAGTTAAAAGTGCATTGCAGGAGTTCAGCAGGATGCTCCTTCACGTCTTCCTCTTGTGCTCTAGTGGGGTTTTCTTTAAGCTTGCCGGGAGAAGGCGTTGCTGTTTGTTTGGCCTCCTTCTGCAAGGGTCCATTCTCCTGAGTGTTGTTGGGCTCCTTCTCTGCAATGCCAGGACTCTGCTTCACCTGCACGGCCTCCTGCACCTTTATATTGGCCTCAGACATTTTCCTGAGTGACAGGAAAAAAGAGAGCATGATCGATGTCACATCACacaacaaaaacctccctcaaaCCTTCAATTCAAACCCTTAAACTCAGAAGCAGCTTGTGCTGTAGCTGTCTCATTAACAGGAAGCCAGAGTAGCTGTGTGATCACGGATAAAATTTTGCTGCAAGATATTTTTATGTAATGTAGGTGGTGATTCTGGGGAATCACAAGAGTCATCTTAATGCATTATCTTTGCACGAGCTACAACCTTTAAGAGCTGGAAGTCCCCTCACTCCATTTGTGACCTGAAAACTCCCGAGGTTACTATAACACACCCTACGCAAACTTTAGAGGGGAAACCTAATTTTTATTACCGTTATCCAGATCACATCTTTAAAGGGAATTTCATGATCTCTCATGAACTTAGTTTCAGTGTTTAAAGTCTGGGTAGAAAGGTCATTGGCCTGTGTAGACTGCCTT harbors:
- the LOC131962167 gene encoding uncharacterized protein LOC131962167 isoform X1 → MGNSCCRTESPCGSAEERSGLLKDDGKAAAPAGDTAVGGTCGPDGDDDIRKMSEANIKVQEAVQVKQSPGIAEKEPNNTQENGPLQKEAKQTATPSPGKLKENPTRAQEEDVKEHPAELLQCTFNSLPKEQATADWEVFTPTNEAPEEETPASVQDKIPDSSSLTAAAVCPETQTETNPAGEHVTLDTTRDKDEAGCNVPGGDAVAEPSEVFSQNKGELPVPNPQLSAAAGQVSSIPAVGQEKDKESPNCAASDDSENRNSSVCEEVHPEVVNSRDVCESSPGPEPTGLDHSGEERDAAKCVSEPETTAPTDASESSKSDKDAQPELEGITTSSKEVTSSEIIKQDIGEEITLKGQDKDGNVPKTKEEDELKEEEAENAPGRDEEVQEESGKEEQPAGGTTTTTDVKADEMLEKEDAVEDGLQNSEEDLYRGAEELSASQTNKPETTFLKVEDRCSLALAVDILSYSEREWKGNTAKSALIRKGYKEMSQSFGSVRRVRGDNYCALRATLFQVLSHSTQLPTWLQEEDINMLWKQLEAQEGLISEWIFPGECLQPDGTGDATLQLKGYTELLRNKWQAAVDCSSAAERQQLCERAFQGGEEELGLLEALKLLMLGRAVELHSCMQAGGDVPLFCWLLFARDSSDCPRSFLSNHLSHVGLSAGLEQVEMFLLGYALQCTIQVYRLYKADTEEFVTYYPDDHKDDWPSLCLVTEDDRHYNVPVVEAAEELHKQLSSS
- the LOC131962167 gene encoding uncharacterized protein LOC131962167 isoform X2 encodes the protein MSEANIKVQEAVQVKQSPGIAEKEPNNTQENGPLQKEAKQTATPSPGKLKENPTRAQEEDVKEHPAELLQCTFNSLPKEQATADWEVFTPTNEAPEEETPASVQDKIPDSSSLTAAAVCPETQTETNPAGEHVTLDTTRDKDEAGCNVPGGDAVAEPSEVFSQNKGELPVPNPQLSAAAGQVSSIPAVGQEKDKESPNCAASDDSENRNSSVCEEVHPEVVNSRDVCESSPGPEPTGLDHSGEERDAAKCVSEPETTAPTDASESSKSDKDAQPELEGITTSSKEVTSSEIIKQDIGEEITLKGQDKDGNVPKTKEEDELKEEEAENAPGRDEEVQEESGKEEQPAGGTTTTTDVKADEMLEKEDAVEDGLQNSEEDLYRGAEELSASQTNKPETTFLKVEDRCSLALAVDILSYSEREWKGNTAKSALIRKGYKEMSQSFGSVRRVRGDNYCALRATLFQVLSHSTQLPTWLQEEDINMLWKQLEAQEGLISEWIFPGECLQPDGTGDATLQLKGYTELLRNKWQAAVDCSSAAERQQLCERAFQGGEEELGLLEALKLLMLGRAVELHSCMQAGGDVPLFCWLLFARDSSDCPRSFLSNHLSHVGLSAGLEQVEMFLLGYALQCTIQVYRLYKADTEEFVTYYPDDHKDDWPSLCLVTEDDRHYNVPVVEAAEELHKQLSSS